A part of Sander vitreus isolate 19-12246 chromosome 8, sanVit1, whole genome shotgun sequence genomic DNA contains:
- the lctlb gene encoding lactase-like protein: MLYLLGFSWGAGSSAYQTEGAWDKDGKGLSIWDVFSHKKGKIQQNDTGDSSCEGYHKVKDDVSLIKELKLNHYRFSISWPRLIPTGIKSDHINEKGIQYYDGLIDQLLESKITPVVTLYHWDLPQVLQEKYGGWQNISLVNHFNEFANLCFERFGNRVKYWMTFNNPWSVAVEGYETGEHAPGLRLRGTGAYRAAHHIIKAHAKVWHTYDTQWRAKQKGLVGISLSGDWGEPVDMSNQKDIEAAERYVQFYLGWFATPIFHGDYPQVMKDFIGRKSVQQGLGTSRLPTFSTQEKSYIKGTCDFLGIGHFTTRYITQKNNPSGRISSSSYFTDRDLAELVDPRWPDPGSEWLYSVPWGFRRLLNFVKIQYGNPMIYVTENGVSEKMLCTELCDDWRIQYYKDYINEMLKAIKDGVNVKGYTAWSLLDKFEWDEGYSERFGLYYVDFRNKNKPRYPKASVQFYKRIISSNGFPNQREVENWKRKAIETCSSSNQLLAADPLTSHMEMVTEIVVPTVCTLSILLSAVFLMFLLRRRN, from the exons ATGTTGTATTTATTAGGATTTTCATGGGGTGCCGGAAGTTCAGCCTATCAAACAGAAGGAGCCTGGGACAAAGATGGAAAAGGACTGAGCATATGGGACGTGTTCAGTCATAAGAAAggcaaaatacaacaaaatgacACTGGGGACTCCTCTTGTGAGGGATATCACAAAGTCAAG gATGATGTTTCTCTGATTAAGGAGCTGAAGCTTAACCACTATCGCTTCTCCATATCCTGGCCTAGACTCATCCCCACTGGCATAAAGT CTGACCATATAAATGAAAAAGGGATACAGTACTATGATGGACTGATTGACCAGCTGCTGGAGAGCAAGATCACTCCCGTTGTAACTTTGTATCACTGGGATCTTCCACAG GTCTTACAGGAGAAATATGGTGGATGGCAGAATATAAGCTTGGTCAATCATTTCAATGAATTTGCTAACCTGTGCTTTGAAAGATTTGGCAACCGAGTCAAGTACTGGATGACTTTCAACAATCCCTGG TCTGTAGCAGTTGAAGGCTATGAGACTGGCGAGCATGCTCCTGGACTAAGACTGAGAGGAACAGGGGCATACAGGGCTGCACATCACATAATCAAG GCACATGCTAAAGTTTGGCATACTTATGATACACAATGGAGGGCAAAACAAAAAG GTCTGGTTGGCATCTCTCTGTCTGGAGATTGGGGAGAGCCGGTGGATATGAGCAACCAGAAAGACATTGAAGCAGCTGAGAGATATGTCCAGTTCTACCTGGGTTGGTTTGCCACACCCATCTTTCACGGAGACTACCCTCAAGTGATGAAAGACTTCATTG GAAGGAAGAGTGTCCAACAGGGCCTTGGGACGTCTCGCCTGCCAACATTTTCCACCCAAGAGAAGAGCTACATCAAGGGGACCTGTGACTTCCTCGGCATCGGCCATTTCACCACCCGCTACATCACCCAAAAGAACAACCCATCAGGTcgaatcagcagcagcagctacttCACTGACCGTGACCTGGCGGAGCTGGTTGACCCGCGATGGCCTGACCCCGGGTCTGAGTGGCTCTATTCCGTGCCTTGGGGTTTCAGACGTCTGCTTAATTTTGTCAAG ATTCAGTATGGAAACCCAATGATTTATGTTACCGAGAATGGAGTCTCTGAGAAGATGTTATGTACAGAGCTGTGTGATGACTGGAGGATACAGTATTATAAAGACTACATCAATGAGATGCTGAAAG CTATCAAAGATGGAGTCAATGTGAAGGGCTACACCGCATGGTCCCTGCTGGACAAGTTTGAGTGGGATGAAGGCTACTCTGAGAGGTTTGGCTTGTACTATGTGGACTTCAGGAACAAAAACAAGCCTCGCTATCCCAAAGCCTCTGTTCAGTTTTACAAACGCATCATCAGCTCCAATGGATTTCCCAATCAGAGAGAG GTTGAGAACTGGAAGAGGAAGGCTATTGAGACCTGTTCCTCAAGCAACCAGCTCCTAGCTGCAG
- the snapc5 gene encoding snRNA-activating protein complex subunit 5, whose protein sequence is MHSRLQELKKEEETLLKIKVMLQDQLNRLKFEEGALKSIISAQTEEGASQRSSPETEVHINLDDESEINRTKLLLNAAVDFDMEEEDDDEEEDEDEEDDEEDDNELEFEFVPEDDEEDDY, encoded by the exons ATGCACAGCCGTCTGCAGGAGTTGAAGAAGGAAGAGGAGACTCTCCTCAAAATCAAAGTCATGCTACAAGACCAGCTGAACAGGTTGAAG TTTGAAGAAGGGGCCTTGAAATCTATCATTAGTGCTCAAACAGAAGAAGGAGCCTCTCAACGCTCTTCTCCAGAAACTGAG gttCATATTAACCTTGATGATGAGAGCGAGATCAATCGAACCAAACTGCTACTGAATGCTGCTGTAGATTTTGAtatggaggaggaagatgatgatgaggaggaggatgaagatgaggaggatgatgaagaAGATGACAATGAGCTTGAGTTTGAGTTTGTGCCTGAGGACGATGAGGAAGATGATTACTGA